The Manihot esculenta cultivar AM560-2 chromosome 1, M.esculenta_v8, whole genome shotgun sequence genome has a window encoding:
- the LOC110608770 gene encoding heterogeneous nuclear ribonucleoprotein H isoform X1 translates to MRPFCPKTKTLSSFFLSLGIAIAAPLSSRSWSSPPHFVVSSVNPEISALSDETAEHFKDPKPCTDPEVSSGPSGFQPYSYGGGFQPPAFPVVRLRGLPFNCTDIDIIKFFAGLDIVDVLLVNKNGRFTGEAFVVFAGSMQVEFALQRDRQNMGRRYVEVFRCKRQDYYNAIAAEVNYEGIYDTDYHGSPPPSKAKRFSDKDQLEYTDILKMRGLPFSVKKPEIIEFFKEFKLVEERIHIACRPDGKATGEAYVEFVSVEEAKRAMSKDKMTIGSRYVELFPSTPDEARRAESRSRQ, encoded by the exons ATGCGTCCATTTTGCCCAAAGACTAAAACCCTatcctctttttttctttcactAGGAATCGCGATTGCAGCCCCTCTCTCTTCCCGCTCTTGGTCCTCCCCTCCTCACTTTGTTGTTTCAAGCGTCAATCCTGAAATTTCTGC GTTATCAGACGAGACTGCTGAACATTTCAAAGACCCAAAACCATGTACGGACCCAGAGG TGAGCAGTGGTCCTAGTGGCTTTCAACCCTACAGCTATGGTGGTGGATTTCAGCCCCCTGCCTTTCCTGTGGTTCGTCTGAGAGGACTTCCTTTCAACTGCACTGATATAGACATCATCAAGTTCTTTGCTGGACTGGACATTGTGGATGTGCTGCTGGTCAATAAGAATGGACGGTTCACAGGAGAGGCCTTTGTGGTCTTTGCAGGGTccatgcaggttgagtttgctTTACAGAGAGACCGGCAGAACATGGGGCGTAGGTATGTGGAAGTTTTTAGGTGCAAGAGACAGGATTATTACAATGCTATTGCTGCAGAGGTGAATTATGAAGGAATCTATGACACTGATTATCATGGAAGTCCTCCACCATCTAAAGCAAAGAGGTTCAGTGATAAGGATCAACTGGAATACACGGACATTTTGAAGATGCGAGGACTGCCATTCTCTGTGAAAAAACctgaaataattgaatttttcaaAGAATTCAAGCTCGTTGAAGAGAGGATACACATTGCATGTCGCCCAGACGGGAAAGCTACTGGAGAGGCATATGTAGAGTTTGTTTCTGTTGAAGAAGCTAAACGAGCTATGAGCAAAGATAAGATGACAATTGGGTCAAGGTATGTTGAGTTGTTTCCTTCAACACCTGATGAAGCTAGAAGAGCTGAGTCGAGATCAAGGCAGTGA
- the LOC110608770 gene encoding heterogeneous nuclear ribonucleoprotein H isoform X2 yields the protein MYGPRGAMLGSGGVSDGYEVGSKRQRMMESNPYFAVSSGPSGFQPYSYGGGFQPPAFPVVRLRGLPFNCTDIDIIKFFAGLDIVDVLLVNKNGRFTGEAFVVFAGSMQVEFALQRDRQNMGRRYVEVFRCKRQDYYNAIAAEVNYEGIYDTDYHGSPPPSKAKRFSDKDQLEYTDILKMRGLPFSVKKPEIIEFFKEFKLVEERIHIACRPDGKATGEAYVEFVSVEEAKRAMSKDKMTIGSRYVELFPSTPDEARRAESRSRQ from the exons ATGTACGGACCCAGAGG GGCAATGTTGGGAAGCGGGGGGGTTTCGGATGGGTACGAGGTCGGCTCAAAGAGACAAAGAATGATGGAATCAAATCCCTACTTCGCAGTGAGCAGTGGTCCTAGTGGCTTTCAACCCTACAGCTATGGTGGTGGATTTCAGCCCCCTGCCTTTCCTGTGGTTCGTCTGAGAGGACTTCCTTTCAACTGCACTGATATAGACATCATCAAGTTCTTTGCTGGACTGGACATTGTGGATGTGCTGCTGGTCAATAAGAATGGACGGTTCACAGGAGAGGCCTTTGTGGTCTTTGCAGGGTccatgcaggttgagtttgctTTACAGAGAGACCGGCAGAACATGGGGCGTAGGTATGTGGAAGTTTTTAGGTGCAAGAGACAGGATTATTACAATGCTATTGCTGCAGAGGTGAATTATGAAGGAATCTATGACACTGATTATCATGGAAGTCCTCCACCATCTAAAGCAAAGAGGTTCAGTGATAAGGATCAACTGGAATACACGGACATTTTGAAGATGCGAGGACTGCCATTCTCTGTGAAAAAACctgaaataattgaatttttcaaAGAATTCAAGCTCGTTGAAGAGAGGATACACATTGCATGTCGCCCAGACGGGAAAGCTACTGGAGAGGCATATGTAGAGTTTGTTTCTGTTGAAGAAGCTAAACGAGCTATGAGCAAAGATAAGATGACAATTGGGTCAAGGTATGTTGAGTTGTTTCCTTCAACACCTGATGAAGCTAGAAGAGCTGAGTCGAGATCAAGGCAGTGA
- the LOC110608770 gene encoding heterogeneous nuclear ribonucleoprotein F isoform X3: MQVEFALQRDRQNMGRRYVEVFRCKRQDYYNAIAAEVNYEGIYDTDYHGSPPPSKAKRFSDKDQLEYTDILKMRGLPFSVKKPEIIEFFKEFKLVEERIHIACRPDGKATGEAYVEFVSVEEAKRAMSKDKMTIGSRYVELFPSTPDEARRAESRSRQ; encoded by the coding sequence atgcaggttgagtttgctTTACAGAGAGACCGGCAGAACATGGGGCGTAGGTATGTGGAAGTTTTTAGGTGCAAGAGACAGGATTATTACAATGCTATTGCTGCAGAGGTGAATTATGAAGGAATCTATGACACTGATTATCATGGAAGTCCTCCACCATCTAAAGCAAAGAGGTTCAGTGATAAGGATCAACTGGAATACACGGACATTTTGAAGATGCGAGGACTGCCATTCTCTGTGAAAAAACctgaaataattgaatttttcaaAGAATTCAAGCTCGTTGAAGAGAGGATACACATTGCATGTCGCCCAGACGGGAAAGCTACTGGAGAGGCATATGTAGAGTTTGTTTCTGTTGAAGAAGCTAAACGAGCTATGAGCAAAGATAAGATGACAATTGGGTCAAGGTATGTTGAGTTGTTTCCTTCAACACCTGATGAAGCTAGAAGAGCTGAGTCGAGATCAAGGCAGTGA
- the LOC110626205 gene encoding HMG1/2-like protein: MKGGKSNANTSKFDAKLKVNGAGGGQKGLKKTGKDPNKPKRPASAFFVFMEEFRQEYKEKHPNNKSVSVVGKAAGDKWKSMSEAEKAPYVAKAEKRKNEYNKNMAAYNKRMAGGGNADEESDKSKSEVNDEEEEDNE, from the exons ATGAAAGGTGGGAAATCCAACGCTAACACCAGCAAGTTCGATGCTAA GCTGAAGGTAAATGGTGCAGGCGGTGGCCAAAAAGGGTTGAAGAAGACGGGGAAGGACCCCAACAAGCCCAAGCGGCCTGCAAGTGCTTTCTTCGTTTTCAT ggAGGAATTTAGGCAGGAGTACAAGGAGAAGCATCCTAACAACAAATCTGTTTCTGTT GTGGGAAAGGCTGCTGGAGATAAGTGGAAATCTATGTCAGAGGCT GAGAAAGCTCCTTATGTAGCAAAagcagagaaaagaaagaatgaaTACAACAAAAACATGGCTGCTTACAATAAAAGAATG GCTGGTGGAGGAAATGCCGATGAAGAATCAGACAAGTCTAAATCTGAAGTGAATGATGAGGAGGAAGAAGATAATGAGTAA
- the LOC110619455 gene encoding cancer-related nucleoside-triphosphatase, with product MAAPGKCLLVTGPPGVGKTTLIMRVFESLKTSNPNLEIQGFYTREIREGSERVGFEVVTLDGRKAPLASSSISTPESLRWPTVGKYKVDLASFESLALPELQVKEDADLFIIDEVGKMELYSSSFFPAVLKVLESNVPVLASIPVPKFGRDIPGVARLRNHPGATIFTLSPNNRDAVKEQIYRQLVDSLRKL from the exons ATGGCAGCTCCTGGGAAATGCTTGCTGGTGACTGGCCCTCCT GGTGTGGGCAAAACCACTCTTATTATGCGAGTCTTTGAGAGCCTTAAAACCTcaaacccaaacttggagattcagGGTTTCTACACTC GTGAGATTAGGGAAGGAAGTGAAAGGGTCGGCTTCGAAGTCGTCACTTTGGACGGTCGAAAAGCTCCGCTCGCCTCATCCAGCATTTCTAC GCCAGAGTCCTTGAGATGGCCTACTGTTGGGAAATATAAAGTTGACTTAGCATCATTTGAGTCGCTGGCATTACCTGAGTTGCAG GTCAAAGAAGATGCTGATCTCTTCATCATTGATGAAGTTGGAAAAATGGAGTTGTATAGTTCATCATTTTTCCCTGCTGTTCTAAAAGTTTTAGAGTCAAATGTCCCAGTTTTGGCTTCAATCCCTGTTCCTAAATTTGGCCGTGATATACCTGGAG TTGCGAGGTTGAGGAATCATCCAGGGGCTACTATTTTCACCTTAAGCCCAAATAACAGGGATGCTGTTAAAGAACAGATCTATAGGCAGCTGGTAGATTCACTGCGGAAGCTTTAG